A section of the Oryza sativa Japonica Group chromosome 1, ASM3414082v1 genome encodes:
- the LOC4327255 gene encoding uncharacterized protein, with amino-acid sequence MECNRDDAIRSKEIAERKFNENDIAGAKRFALKAKTLFDSLEGIDNMISALDIHIRAQTKIEGENDLYGILDISASDDDEKIKKQYRKLALQTHPDKNKFSGAESAFKLIQDAWDVLSDKDKKRSYDQKRFGGSSRVYQNGFAENANATPGSTMSSMNGFFWQNSGRHPSYATDTFWTYCDSCQMSFQYSREYVNRNLACSFCQTEFVAVETPPPTAPVYYNVTNLMDTSSNMDDPQGTGVPYSSNKIFDPVLQPVFGSVGGAHASRYPVQQTCKPARKEEVAEVNVARREEATKRKHEQASSSLGSSSSAAKVIHRRKAVTKEMEAEKRRCINNKSKVSGQKNNTNKVVGKSTSSAADGDSGPQMHPAKRKSASSIGTSGTKRRKMPSDHNSGNARTSFGKVFLQLETEIPGLKMEKMKLQIRDKLEEFKSRRANVENKGNVHVSLEKKKTWKWKKPATLFVYTRRNRKEHRKEPGVDAIGAGSSHKHLDGKYSCLDQVPSSDEGSCVMPVPEADFYTFGDHPETSFQNGQIWAAYDEEDGMPRYYALIQKVLSRHPFKVRLAFLKAKDCSEFVTSNWISYGYSKTCGDFIVGTPKNTDQLNTFSHVVTWEKGPGGIIRIFPRKGDIWALYQNWSPEWNTCTPDDTIYKYDLVQVLDSYNPSAGISVMPIVKVPGFVSVFTPLLDPTKSRTIPKEEMLRFSHQVPFHVLTGEEAKNSPKGCYELDPGSTPKELLQVVPQSDGV; translated from the coding sequence ATGGAGTGCAACAGAGATGATGCAATTCGATCAAAGgagattgctgaaaggaagttCAATGAGAATGATATCGCTGGTGCGAAGAGGTTTGCCTTGAAAGCAAAGACTCTTTTCGACTCGCTTGAAGGTATTGATAATATGATTTCTGCCTTGGATATCCACATAAGGGCACAGACGAAGATTGAAGGGGAGAATGATTTGTATGGAATATTAGATATATCGGCCTCTGATGACGATGAAAAGATCAAGAAGCAGTACAGGAAGTTGGCCTTACAAACTCATCCTGACAAGAATAAATTTTCTGGTGCTGAAAGTGCCTTCAAGCTCATCCAAGATGCTTGGGATGTTCTGTCTGATAAGGACAAGAAGAGATCATATGATCAGAAGAGGTTTGGTGGTTCCTCAAGAGTATATCAGAATGGCTTTGCGGAAAATGCTAATGCCACTCCTGGTTCCACTATGTCAAGTATGAATGGTTTCTTCTGGCAAAATTCTGGTAGGCACCCTTCTTATGCAACAGACACATTTTGGACATACTGTGATTCTTGTCAAATGAGTTTTCAGTACTCCAGGGAATACGTCAACCGAAATCTGGCGTGTAGTTTCTGCCAAACAGAATTTGTTGCTGTTGAAACTCCACCCCCAACTGCTCCAGTTTACTATAATGTGACCAATTTAATGGACACTAGCAGTAATATGGATGACCCACAAGGAACAGGAGTACCTTATAGCAGCAACAAGATTTTTGATCCTGTGCTGCAGCCAGTTTTCGGTTCTGTAGGCGGTGCACACGCCTCTAGATATCCAGTTCAACAGACATGCAAGCCTGCTAGAAAGGAGGAGGTAGCTGAAGTTAATGTAGCCAGAAGAGAAGAGGCAACTAAAAGGAAACATGAACAAGCAAGTTCTTCCCTTGGATCATCAAGTTCAGCTGCAAAAGTCATCCACAGAAGAAAAGCAGTGACAAAGGAAATGGAAGCTGAAAAGAGGAGATGCATCAACAACAAAAGTAAAGTTTCTGGTCAAAAGAACAACACAAATAAAGTTGTTGGGAAGTCAACAAGTTCTGCCGCTGATGGTGATTCAGGTCCACAGATGCATCCAGCAAAAAGAAAATCTGCTTCTTCCATTGGAACATCAGGAACAAAGAGGCGTAAAATGCCTTCTGATCATAATTCTGGTAATGCTAGGACTAGCTTTGGAAAAGTGTTCCTGCAGTTGGAGACAGAGATCCCAGGCTTAAAAATGGAGAAGATGAAACTTCAAATTCGGGACAAACTAGAAGAATTCAAAAGTAGAAGGGCCAACGTAGAAAATAAAGGAAACGTGCATGtgagtttagaaaaaaagaagacatgGAAGTGGAAGAAACCTGCAACACTCTTTGTATACACAAGGAGAAACCGTAAGGAACACAGGAAAGAGCCTGGAGTGGATGCCATTGGTGCTGGTTCTTCTCACAAGCATTTGGATGGCAAATATAGTTGCTTGGATCAAGTGCCATCTTCTGATGAAGGATCTTGTGTAATGCCGGTCCCCGAAGCAGATTTCTACACTTTTGGTGATCATCCTGAAACTTCTTTTCAAAATGGCCAAATATGGGCTGCATatgatgaagaagatggtaTGCCACGCTACTATGCTTTGATTCAGAAGGTGCTCTCGAGACATCCTTTTAAAGTTAGACTGGCTTTCCTCAAAGCAAAGGACTGCAGTGAATTTGTAACTTCAAATTGGATCTCATATGGTTACTCCAAGACCTGTGGTGATTTCATAGTTGGTACGCCAAAAAATACTGACCAACTGAATACATTTTCTCATGTTGTCACATGGGAGAAAGGCCCAGGTGGTATCATCAGAATTTTTCCCAGGAAAGGTGATATCTGGGCCCTATATCAGAACTGGTCTCCTGAATGGAATACATGTACACCTGATGATACCATATACAAGTATGACTTGGTCCAGGTTCTTGATAGCTACAACCCAAGTGCAGGCATTTCTGTCATGCCTATAGTGAAGGTTCCGGGGTTCGTTTCAGTGTTTACGCCCCTTCTTGACCCAACGAAAAGCAGGACAATTCCGAAGGAGGAGATGCTGCGATTTTCTCACCAGGTGCCATTCCATGTCCTTACTGGAGAAGAAGCTAAGAATTCTCCCAAGGGATGCTATGAATTGGATCCTGGTTCTACTCCGAAGGAACTTCTTCAAGTTGTTCCACAATCTGACGGCGTATAA
- the LOC4327256 gene encoding F-box only protein 6 — MGEVAALRQLVGEVQELWDLYGANSHPLPRWYLLDFEHGSIKDDHCRARTGYNSELLKIMEANQSPPRKRSRRDKNREKAPNSNSTEEMQQEIWSEFPGDLFETVVARLPVAAIFRFRTVCRNWYSMLGSESFSQQYSEVPQRLPWFYTITHENASNNVAMYDPSLKKWHHPSVPLAPAKIVIPVASAGGLVCLLDLSHRNFYICNPLTQSLKEIPRRSVQAWSRVAVGMVMNGGTSNEGYKVMWLGNDGNYEVYDSMKNMWSCPGTFPPSIKLPLALNFRSQPVAVGSMLYFMCAEPEGVLSYDVSTGIWRQFVIPLPLHLTDHTLAEFQGRVMLVGLLCKNAATCVCIWELQKMTLLWKEVDRMPNIWCLEFYGKHMKMTCLGNSGLLMLSLKAKRMNRLVTYNLLNKEWQKVPDCMLPCSRKKQWIACGTAFGPCPSALA; from the exons atgggggaggtggcggcgctgcggcaGCTGGTCGGCGAGGTGCAGGAGCTCTGGGACCTCTACGGCGCCAACTCCCACCCCCTCCCAAG GTGGTATTTACTGGACTTTGAGCATGGTTCAATCAAAGATGATCATTGTAGAGCAAGGACTGGATACAACTCAGAATTACTAAAGATCATGGAAGCTAACCAATCTCCTCCTCGCAAGCGCTCACGGAGGGACAAAAACCGTGAGAAAGCACCcaactcaaactcaactgaaGAAATGCAACAGGAGATTTGGAGTGAGTTCCCTGGAGACCTTTTTGAAACCGTTGTTGCAAGACTTCCAGTTGCTGCAATTTTCCGATTTCGCACTGTTTGCCGGAATTGGTATTCTATGTTGGGCTCAGAAAGTTTCTCTCAGCAGTACTCAGAAGTTCCACAGAGGCTGCCATGGTTCTATACAATCACCCATGAGAATGCCAGCAACAATGTAGCGATGTATGACCCTTCGCTGAAAAAATGGCACCACCCATCAGTTCCCCTGGCTCCTGCAAAGATAGTAATTCCAGTGGCATCTGCAGGTGGCCTTGTCTGTTTATTGGATCTTAGCCACAGGAACTTCTACATATGCAATCCGCTAACACAATCACTCAAGGAAATTCCGCGCAGGTCAGTCCAGGCATGGTCAAGAGTGGCAGTAGGGATGGTGATGAACGGAGGAACCTCTAATGAAGGTTACAAAGTAATGTGGTTAGGAAATGATGGGAATTATGAAGTCTATGATTCTATGAAGAATATGTGGTCTTGTCCAGGCACTTTTCCTCCAAGCATCAAACTTCCGCTTGCTCTAAATTTTAGGTCACAGCCTGTGGCGGTTGGCAGCATGCTATACTTCATGTGTGCAGAACCAGAGGGTGTTTTGTCGTATGATGTAAGCACTGGGATATGGAGACAATTCGTCATCCCACTGCCACTTCATCTGACTGACCACACACTTGCCGAGTTCCAGGGAAGGGTTATGCTGGTGGGTCTGCTCTGCAAAAATGCAGCGACATGTGTCTGCATTTGGGAGTTGCAGAAGATGACTCTCCTCTGGAAGGAGGTGGACAGAATGCCAAATATCTGGTGCTTAGAATTCTACGGTAAGCACATGAAGATGACATGCCTGGGCAACAGTGGTTTGCTCATGCTCTCCTTGAAGGCGAAGCGGATGAACCGCCTCGTGACATACAACCTTTTGAACAAGGAGTGGCAGAAGGTTCCTGATTGCATGCTCCCATGCAGCCGCAAAAAGCAGTGGATAGCATGTGGCACAGCATTTGGTCCATGCCCCTCTGCCTTGGCCTGA